Genomic DNA from Peribacillus sp. FSL H8-0477:
TGGTTACTCCGACACAGCAGGAGGATTTCCCGGTGGTCAGGCTGAACTCATGCGGGTTCCGTATGCCAACTTTACGCCATTTAAGATTCCGGAAAATAGTGAAGTTCCCGACGAAAGTTTAGTGCTGTTGGCTGATGCCGCATCGACAGCCTTTTGGAGCGTAGATAATGCTGGTGTAAAAGGCGGAGATACTGTTGTCGTGTTAGGCTGTGGTCCAGTTGGCTTACTCGTACAAAAGTTTGCTTGGCTAAAGGGTGCGAAAAGAGTCATTGCTGTGGATTACATTGATTACCGTTTGAAACATGCGAAGCGAACCAATAAAGTGGAAATTCTGAACTTTGAGGATTATGAAAATTGTGGTGAGTATATAAAAGAGCTAACAAAAGGCGGCGCGGATGTGGTGATTGACTGCGTAGGAATGAGCGGAAAAATGACCCCTCTTGAATTTCTTGCTTCAGGATTGAAACTTCAAGGCGGTGCTCTCGGTGCGTTGGTCATTGCCAGTCAAGCTGTCCGAAAAGGCGGCACCATTCAAGTTACCGGTGTTTATGGGGCACGTTACAATGCCTTTCCATTAGGGGACATTTTTCAGCGTAATGTGAATCTTTTAACAGGACAAGCACCGGTTATTCATTATATGCCGCATATCTATCATTTGATAGCGGAAGGAAAAGTGGATCCAAGTGACATCATCACTCATGTCCTTCCGCTAGATCAAGCGAAACATGGGTATGAAGTATTTGATACGAAACAAGAAGACTGTATTAAAGTGTTATTAAAACCATAATAAATCCGACAAAAATTCATGCTGATTTTTGTCGT
This window encodes:
- a CDS encoding zinc-dependent alcohol dehydrogenase, yielding MKAVTFQGVKNVHVKNVKDPKIKKADDIIVKLTTTAICGSDLHLLHGMIPNLGEDYVIGHEPMGIVEEVGKDVTKVKKGDRVIIPFNIACGQCWYCNHELESQCDNANDNGEMGAYFGYSDTAGGFPGGQAELMRVPYANFTPFKIPENSEVPDESLVLLADAASTAFWSVDNAGVKGGDTVVVLGCGPVGLLVQKFAWLKGAKRVIAVDYIDYRLKHAKRTNKVEILNFEDYENCGEYIKELTKGGADVVIDCVGMSGKMTPLEFLASGLKLQGGALGALVIASQAVRKGGTIQVTGVYGARYNAFPLGDIFQRNVNLLTGQAPVIHYMPHIYHLIAEGKVDPSDIITHVLPLDQAKHGYEVFDTKQEDCIKVLLKP